GTTCGTTAATTCGATGGGATTAGTAGAATGTATCGATCTCCTTATTTATTCGGACAATAGTATTTTAGGAGTGAGTTTAAGTTCTTCCCCATATTGTATATAGGCCTAGTATACTTCTCTGGCCATTTATTTTTGAATTCATCGAACATGCTTATTGCTTCTTCTTTAGTTCGTAATAGCAATATTTACTTAAGACCGGAATAGATTTTATTTATATTGTGATCTCTTACATTTGATTGGAAATTCCTTGATGCATGTATTGTACGTAAATAGAAATAAGCTCTAGGATACAATTCTTTGATCTCTTCCCCTATTTCGGGCATGTCCACTATGAACAAAGCTGTTGGTTGAAGCCTCTCTTCATTAGATCGATCAATACATTTCCATATGCTGTATTATTTCCTATGGGATTCATGTAGAATCCTAGGATTTTTTATTATCCGTTATATCGTATCACCATTGCAAATATTACATGTCAGTTTGTACTATATCCCTTCTCAACGAAAAGAACATTGAATACATGAAAATTCCAACTTATCTTTTATACAATTGCCGTTGTAAACATTTCTTATTTCCAGAACTGTTATGTCTGTTATTCGTGATATTATTGATCTGCTGTATCTATTGTGAAATGATTATTCTAGGATATCAGCAATCTTCCCTGTTGACATATCCTTTGAATACATTGATATTATTCTGTGCGTACCAATATTCCTCTAATACTTGTCTAACAAAGCAGTATGGAATTCATTTCTACAATCCGTACGCACATGTATCATCGATATTTCCATACCTTGCTCCAAGATCTCTTTCACAATTTCTATGTCTATAGTTCTCTTCTATAAATATCCGAAGATCGCTTCATTGGAGATTCCATAAACTCTTTAAGAGCCGATCCCACTATCTCATATACCTCTCTATCCAGTCCTTCCACTAGATCTTGGTTCCTCTTGGAAAAGGTATTTTTTTGTTTTTCATGAAATTTTTCTCATGATCATAGTACTATTTCTATAAATTACACAAAATTCAGGATTCTATATTAAATAATCTTAAATAACATGACAATATAATAACATATGCTCAAAATAAGTAAACGATCAATAATACTTAGAAAAATATATGAAATTATATCCTTAAGCATAATTGAAATAAAGGAAATAAGCAATATAAAATTAAACAATAACAATATAAAAATACCGTATTCAACTTTTCAAGATCCTAATGAAATTAAGGATTTCTCTTTCGAAGTAAATTTAGATCAACTTGATGATGGTTATAAGTATCTCTTATCAGTTGAATTATCTGGAAATGCAGAATTAATTATTGATGGTATGCTGGATCAATCAATAGATGCCGGTCATACTTATTCAATATTTGATGGTCCAAAACATGAATTTGTCCTTAGAGTGGGTAGTAGGGAATTATTTGGAAAAAATTCTTGGTATTTAAATATAAAATCTATAAAAATAATAACGATAAATTATAAGTTATTTAAACTTGGCTTGAATTTTTTACAATTATTTAAGTATGCAGATACTACAAGCAGGTCTAAGCTTAGGATTTACAATTATATGTTGAAATATCTGCTTACATTATATGAATCCCCGAATATAGAACAAATTATGGGAATAGGTTCAATATTTCTTAATAAAAACAAAGAAGAACTTGTAGATTTTTTATCTGATGTATATGGTTATCCTATAATTAATCATATGATTAAAGATTATCCAAGGAAAGATATAAATCTCTATAAGTATACTAATGTATTAGAACATATAATTAAAACAATAGCGGCTAGTGATAATAAGTATAAAACCAATAAAGTTTTTGCCTTTGGTCATTGCCACATAGATGTTGCATGGTTATGGCCATATTCTGAGACCTTAAGAAAAATAGAACGATCATTTCTAAACGTTTTAAAACTTTACGAAATGGGTTTTAATTTTGTTTTTGCACAAAGTACAGCATTATATTATTATGAAATAGAAAAAAGAAATGTTTACATCTTCAATAAAATAAGAAGACTAGTTAATGATGGCAAATGGTTCATTGTTGGTGGTATGTGGGTTGAATCTGATACAAATTTGATTAGAGGAGAGTCACTAGCACGTCAATTGCTATACGGTCAAGGATATTTCAAAGAAGTTTTTAACAGATATTCGAGGATTGCGTGGTTACCAGACACTTTTGGTTTTTCCGGTCAGTTGCCGCAATTGTTTGTTAAATCCGGCATGGAGGTCTTTGTAACTCATAAACCAATGTGGAATGATACAACCGAATTTCCGTACCATTGCTTTAAGTGGTTTGGGATAGATGGTACTCCAATTATTACTAGCATAGTCAATTTAAGCTATAACGAAAACCTTGATTTTGATTCAGTCGTAAATGCGTATAAATCTAATAAAAATAAGAATTTACCAATTACATATCTGTACGGGTATGGTGATGGTGGCGGAGGGCCTGATATCGAAATGATGTTAAAACTAGAGCAGATAAAAGATTTGCAATTCATGCCGAATGTAAATGGGAGCTTTTCTGAACAAGAATATATAGATAGCTTTAAAGAATTTTACAAGGAAATGCCCAGTTACTTCGGTGAAATTTATCTAGAAAATCACCGCGGAGTTTATACTACGAATCTTGAAATTAAAAAATACGTTGCAAATATCGAAGACAAATTGATTATGCTTGACTTTATAAATTCAATG
This genomic stretch from Thermoplasma volcanium GSS1 harbors:
- a CDS encoding alpha-mannosidase, translated to MLKISKRSIILRKIYEIISLSIIEIKEISNIKLNNNNIKIPYSTFQDPNEIKDFSFEVNLDQLDDGYKYLLSVELSGNAELIIDGMLDQSIDAGHTYSIFDGPKHEFVLRVGSRELFGKNSWYLNIKSIKIITINYKLFKLGLNFLQLFKYADTTSRSKLRIYNYMLKYLLTLYESPNIEQIMGIGSIFLNKNKEELVDFLSDVYGYPIINHMIKDYPRKDINLYKYTNVLEHIIKTIAASDNKYKTNKVFAFGHCHIDVAWLWPYSETLRKIERSFLNVLKLYEMGFNFVFAQSTALYYYEIEKRNVYIFNKIRRLVNDGKWFIVGGMWVESDTNLIRGESLARQLLYGQGYFKEVFNRYSRIAWLPDTFGFSGQLPQLFVKSGMEVFVTHKPMWNDTTEFPYHCFKWFGIDGTPIITSIVNLSYNENLDFDSVVNAYKSNKNKNLPITYLYGYGDGGGGPDIEMMLKLEQIKDLQFMPNVNGSFSEQEYIDSFKEFYKEMPSYFGEIYLENHRGVYTTNLEIKKYVANIEDKLIMLDFINSMIYNSKLYISNTKKLWYGLLKAQFHDILPGSAYYYAYEEAFAELDDIILEIDKITEFAIRKFIEDKNIKKGLIAINNSQYEFNHFVEIDNSLASEIPADKVVNVGDKKFVLVNVPPLGFSVINTNTENKFENEIKIRKIKGKYIIENKIIKLIINSVGIISFFYNNKRYIKKGNIVKIYNDIPANFDSWNINAQNIRKDLFMDEIKTEIRVISKNIIGMVEIKKIFEDGSSIIQKIIIRPGSSIVEFENTLLLKNREKLVKVVFQPYFHADYIKREIPFGYIMTKLNSKNEKTRPEFPALRYVDYSDNSHGFSILSRESHGYSFINGELGISIAKVPLYPNPFSDRNEVREKFYVYLHNEYYNIYKDANFVFNPIKLHVNEYDGDNVRESLFNFSGENIILENIKVAEDNSGLVTRFYNCSDKMSTLELNFPGGDIYETDILENKQVKYNKNIIFKPFEIKTLLIEKNNL